The following are encoded together in the Glycine soja cultivar W05 chromosome 5, ASM419377v2, whole genome shotgun sequence genome:
- the LOC114411726 gene encoding dnaJ homolog subfamily C GRV2-like isoform X2 — protein sequence MVMLYLVSSFLQRFHLWKGALRIMKCLQAVTVRPLSSVTALVRFAEEPQMFAIEFSDGCPIHVYASTSRDSLLAAVRDALQTEGQCAIPVLPRLTMPGHRIDPPCGRVFLQYGQQRPVTDAETASMHLKHLASSAKDAVAEGGSIPGSRAKLWRRIREFNACIPYSGVPPNIEVPEVTLMALITMLPAAPNLPPESPPLPPPSPKAAATVMGFISCLRRLLASRSAASHVMSFPAAVGRIMGLLRNGSEGVASEAAGLVAVLIGGGPGDANVTDSKGEWHATIMHTKSVLFANHNYIMILVNRLKPTSVSPLLSMTVVEVLEAMICDPHGETTQYTVFVELLRQVAGLKRRLFALFGHPAESVRETVAMIMRSIAEEDAIAAESMRDASLRDGALLRHLLHAFFFPAGERREVSRQLVALWADSYQPALELLSRILPPGLVAYLHTRADGVLAEDTNQEESSIGRRKRRLLQHRKGRIGRGLTSQEQPFPSANNFDVSDSAKQPVGAIVRGSDGYHKTVMDPSSGQASNIQSSVVHTSEHLNNGSSTGEENGHSTFVDSAIVASTNSNEAPGSDFSNSLDPDSNAVDLQNAGIPAPAQVVVENTPVGSGRLLCNWPEFWRAFDLDHNRADLIWNERTRQELRESLQAEVHKLDVEKERTEDIVPGRATLDMVSGVECAPQISWNYPEFSVRYPSLSKEVCVGQYYLRLLLESGSGGRAQDFPLRDPVAFFRALYHRFLCDADTGLTVDGAVPDELGASDDWCDMGRLDGFGGGGGSSVRELCARAMAIVYEQHYMTIGPFEGTAHITVLLDRTDDRALRHRLLLLLKALMKVLSNVEACVLVGGCVLAVDLLTVVHETSERTSIPLQSNLIAASAFMEPLKEWMYIDKDGAQVGPMEKDAIRRLWSKKAIDWTTRFWASGMLDWKKLRDIRELRWALALRVPVLTPPQVGDTALSILHSMVSAHSDLDDAGEIVTPTPRVKRILSSPRCLPHIAQAILSGEPSIVEAAAALLKAIVTRNPKAMVRLYSTGAFYFALAYPGSNLLSIGQLFSVTHVHQAFHGGEEAAVSTSLPLAKRSVLGGLLPESLLYVLERSGPTAFAAAMVSDSDTPEIIWTHKMRAENLIRQVLQHLGDFPQKLSQHCHVLYDYAPMPPVTYPELRDEMWCHRYYLRNLCDDIRFPNWPIVEHVEFLQSLLVMWREELTRKPMDLSEEEAGKILEISFEDVSSDDVNKRNSLEVTDEASSLSKQIENIDEEKLKRQYRKLAMKYHPDKNPEGREKFLAIQKAYERLQATMQGLQGPQPWRLLLLLKGQCILYRRHGDVLEPFKYAGYPMLLSAVTVDKDDSNFLSSDRAPLLVAASELVWLTCASSSLNGEELVRDGGVHLLATLLSRCMGVVQPTTPGNEPSAIIVTNIMRTFAVLSQFEAARAEILEFSGLVEDIVHCTEFELVPAAVDAALQTIANVSVSSELQDALLKAGVLWYLLPLLLQYDSTAEESDATESHGVGASVQIAKNMHAIKASLALSRLSGLCSDESATPYNQAAADALKVLLTPKFSSMLKDQMSKDLLSKLNANLESPEIIWNSSTRAELLKFVDQQRAAQGPDGLYDIKDSHDFVYKALSRELFIGNVYLRVYNDQPDFEISEPETFCLALIDFISYLVHNQCVEDADHKIEDADQKVEGTSSFFETSEHTSETVDGSVNEQVLDNSGTMSEEQSVGKEELELIKNLRSALTSLQNLLTNNPNLASIFSNKDKLLPLFECFSVPEASHSNIPQLCLGVLSLLTAHAPCLQAMVADGSSLLLLLQMLHSAPSCREGSLHVLYALASTPELAWAAAKHGGVVYILELLLPLKEEIPLQQRAMAASLLGKLVSQQMHGPRVAITLARFLPDGLVSVIRDGPGEAVVVGLEQTTETPELVWTPAMAASLSAQISTMALELYREQMKGRVVDWDLPEQASGQQEMRDEPQVGGIYVRLFLKDPKFPLRNPKRFLEGLLDQYLSSIAATHYEAQVVDPELPLLLSAALVSLLRVHPALADHVGYLGYVPKLVAAVAFEGRRETMSSGEVNNGRRAEQAYDPDNESAENAQTPQERVRLSCLRVLHQLAASTTCAEAMAATSVGTPQVVPLLMKAIGWQGGSILALETLKRVVVAGNRARDALVAQGLKVGLVEVLLGLLDWRAGGRNGFCSQMKWNESEASIGRVLAIEVLHAFATEGAHCTKVRELLNNSDVWSAYKDQRHDLFLPSNAQSAAAGIAGLIENSSSSRLTYALTAPPQSTASRTPPPSSPDFNGKQDQPLQ from the exons ATGGTGATGCTGTATCTCGTCAGCTCATTCTTACAAAGGTTTCACTTGTGGAAAGGCGCCCTGAGAATTATGAA ATGTTTGCAGGCTGTTACTGTTCGTCCGTTATCTTCAGTAACTGCTCTTGTTCGGTTTGCTGAAGAGCCCCAGATGTTTGCAATTGAATTTAGTGATGGATGCCCCATCCAT GTTTATGCAAGCACGTCTCGTGATAGCTTACTTGCAGCAGTTCGTGATGCTTTACAAACTGAA GGTCAATGTGCCATACCTGTATTGCCAAGACTGACAATGCCCGGTCATCGCATTGATCCTCCCTGTGGGAGAGTTTTTTTGCAATATGGTCAACAAAGGCCTGTTACTGATGCAGAAACTGCATCCATGCATTTGAAACATTTAGCATCTTCTGCCAAGGATGCCGTTGCTGAAGGTGGTTCTATTCCTGGATCAAGGGCTAAACTATGGCGTAGAATAAGGGAGTTCAATGCCTGTATACCATATAGTGGTGTGCCTCCAAACATTGAAGTACCGGAAGTTACTTTGATGGCCTTGATTACTATGCTTCCTGCTGCCCCAAATCTTCCTCCAGAATCTCCTCCACTGCCACCCCCTTCACCAAAAGCTGCAGCAACTGTAATGGGTTTTATTTCATGTTTACGCAGACTACTTGCCTCAAGAAGTGCCGCATCACATGTGATGTCTTTTCCGGCAGCAGTTGGAAGAATAATGGGTTTACTCAGAAATGGTTCAGAAGGTGTAGCTTCTGAAGCTGCAGGGCTTGTTGCTGTACTCATTGGTGGTGGACCTGGTGATGCAAATGTAACAGATTCTAAAGGAGAATGGCATGCCACAATTATGCATACAAAGTCAGTATTGTTTGCTAATCATAATTATATCATGATTCTTGTCAACAGATTAAAACCTACTTCAGTGTCACCTTTACTGTCAATGACTGTTGTTGAAGTGCTTGAGGCTATGATTTGTGATCCACATGGCGAGACTACCCAATATactgtttttgttgaattattACGCCAAGTTGCAGGGTTGAAGCGTCGCTTGTTTGCACTGTTTGGTCACCCTGCTGAAAGTGTTAGAGAAACAGTAGCAATGATAATGCGATCAATTGCAGAAGAAGATGCCATTGCTGCAGAGTCCATGCGGGATGCTTCTTTGCGTGATGGTGCTTTGTTGAGACATTTACTGCATGCATTTTTCTTTCCAGCTGGTGAGCGGCGTGAAGTTAGTCGACAACTTGTTGCTCTTTGGGCAGATTCCTATCAACCAGCTTTGGAGCTACTGTCCCGAATTCTGCCTCCTGGCCTCGTTGCTTACTTGCACACACGTGCTGATGGAGTTCTAGCTGAAGACACAAATCAAGAAGAATCATCAATTGGGAGAAGAAAAAGACGTTTACTTCAGCACAGGAAAGGTCGCATTGGGAGAGGACTTACCTCTCAAGAACAACCGTTCCCTTCAGCTAATAACTTTGATGTTTCTGATTCAGCTAAGCAGCCAGTGGGTGCTATTGTTAGAGGCTCAGACGGCTATCATAAAACAGTTATGGACCCAAGTTCTGGACAGGCTTCAAATATTCAATCTTCTGTTGTTCACACTAGTGAACATTTGAACAATGGGTCTTCTACAGGAGAAGAAAATGGGCATTCAACTTTTGTGGATTCAGCTATTGTGGCATCAACAAACTCAAATGAAGCTCCAGGATCTGATTTTTCAAATTCACTTGATCCTGACAGCAATGCAGTTGATTTGCAGAATGCAGGCATTCCTGCTCCTGCTCAAGTTGTTGTGGAGAACACACCTGTAGGATCTGGTCGGCTTCTATGTAACTGGCCTGAATTTTGGCGAGCATTTGATCTTGATCACAATCGTGCAGACTTGATTTGGAATGAGCGTACTAGGCAAGAGTTGAGAGAATCTTTGCAAGCTGAAGTTCATAAACTAGATGTCGAGAAAGAGCGTACTGAAGATATTGTTCCAGGCCGTGCTACCTTGGATATGGTATCAGGGGTTGAGTGTGCACCACAAATATCTTGGAACTACCCTGAATTTTCTGTTCGGTACCCTAGCTTGTCAAAAGAAGTTTGCGTGGGTCAGTATTATCTGCGTTTACTGCTTGAGAGTGGCAGTGGTGGCAGGGCACAAGACTTCCCATTGCGTGATCCTGTTGCTTTCTTCCGGGCACTTTACCATCGGTTCTTATGTGATGCAGACACCGGGCTTACTGTAGATGGTGCTGTTCCTGATGAATTAGGTGCATCTGATGATTGGTGCGACATGGGCAGATTAGATGGTTTTGGTGGAGGTGGTGGATCATCAGTGAGAGAACTTTGTGCAAGGGCAATGGCAATTGTATATGAGCAGCATTACATGACCATTGGCCCTTTTGAAGGTACAGCTCACATTACTGTTCTCTTGGATAGGACAGATGACAGAGCTTTGAGGCATCGCCTTCTTTTACTTCTGAAG GCATTGATGAAGGTTTTATCAAATGTAGAGGCTTGTGTTCTAGTTGGAGGTTGTGTATTAGCTGTTGATCTGCTTACCGTGGTCCATGAAACTTCAGAGAGGACATCTATTCCCTTGCAATCAAATTTAATTGCTGCTAGTGCTTTTATGGAACCACTTAAGGAATGGATGTATATTGATAAAGATGGTGCTCAAGTTGGACCTATGGAAAAAGATGCTATTAGAAGGTTGTGGTCCAAGAAAGCTATTGATTGGACAACAAGGTTTTGGGCTTCTGGGATGCTAGATTGGAAGAAGTTGCGTGATATCCGTGAGCTTCGTTGGGCACTTGCCCTCAGAGTTCCTGTCCTTACCCCACCTCAG GTTGGGGACACCGCTTTGTCCATATTGCATAGCATGGTGTCGGCACATTCTGATTTAGATGATGCTGGAGAGATTGTTACTCCAACTCCTAGAGTAAAACGAATCTTGTCAAGTCCACGCTGCCTTCCACATATTGCACAG GCCATTCTTTCTGGGGAACCAAGTATTGTTGAGGCAGCTGCTGCATTGCTTAAGGCCATTGTTACCCGGAATCCCAAAGCTATGGTTCGTTTGTACAGCACTGGTGCATTTTATTTTGCACTGGCATATCCTGGGTCTAATCTACTTTCAATTGGGCAACTCTTTTCTGTCACCCATGTCCATCAAGCATTTCATGGTGGGGAAGAGGCTGCAGTTTCAACTTCATTGCCTTTGGCAAAACGCAGTGTTCTTGGTGGACTTCTCCCTGAATCTTTGTTGTATGTACTGGAGCGTAGTGGTCCGACAGCATTTGCTGCAGCAATGGTTTCTGATTCTGACACCCCAGAGATAATATGGACTCACAAAATGAGAGCAGAAAATCTAATTCGCCAG GTTTTGCAGCATCTTGGTGATTTTCCGCAGAAACTGTCACAGCATTGCCATGTTTTATATGACTATGCCCCCATGCCTCCAGTGACATACCCAGAGCTGAGAGATGAAATGTGGTGTCACCGTTATTACCTCAGGAACCTATGTGATGATATTCGTTTTCCAAATTGGCCAATTGTTGAACATGTAGAGTTTCTTCAGTCACTACTTGTAATGTGGCGTGAAGAGTTGACTAGAAAGCCTATGGATCTTTCTGAAGAAGAAGCTGGCAAGATCCTTGAAATATCCTTTGAGGATGTATCTAGTGATGatgtaaataaaagaaattctcTAGAGGTTACAGATGAAGCTTCTAGCTTATCAAAGCAGATTGAGAACATCGATGAAGAAAAACTAAAGCGACAATATCGGAAACTTGCAATGAAATATCATCCCGACAAAAATCCAGAAGGGAGGGAGAAGTTTCTTGCGATACAGAAGGCCTATGAACGCCTCCAG GCTACCATGCAAGGGTTGCAAGGTCCTCAGCCTTGGAGATTGCTACTTCTGTTGAAGGGACAATGTATTTTATACAGAAGACATGGAGATGTATTGGAGCCATTCAAATATGCTGGCTATCCCATGTTGCTGAGTGCTGTTACTGTGGACAAGGATGATAgcaattttctttcttcagaTAGAGCACCACTCCTTGTTGCTGCATCAGAGCTTGTGTGGCTGAC ATGTGCGTCTTCTTCATTGAATGGGGAAGAGCTTGTAAGAGATGGAGGAGTACATCTTCTTGCAACTCTTCTTTCCCGTTGCATGGGTGTTGTTCAGCCTACTACTCCTGGAAATGAACCATCTGCCATCATTGTTACAAACATCATGCGAACATTTGCAGTTCTTAGTCAGTTCGAGGCTGCCAGAGCTGAGATACTTGAGTTTTCCGGACTAGTTGAGGACATTGTGCACTGCACTGAATTTGAGCTTGTACCTGCCGCTGTTGATGCTGCTTTACAGACTATTGCCAATGTTTCTGTTTCCTCTGAATTGCAAGATGCTTTATTAAAGGCTGGTGTTTTATG GTACCTTTTGCCGCTGCTGCTTCAGTATGACTCTACTGCTGAAGAGTCTGATGCAACAGAATCGCATGGTGTTGGTGCTAGTGTTCAAATTGCCAAAAACATGCATGCCATAAAAGCATCCTTGGCTTTGTCAAGGCTCAGTGGCTTGTGCAGTGATGAGAGTGCAACACCTTACAATCAGGCAGCCGCTGATGCCCTCAAAGTTTTGCTAACTCCCAAGTTCTCTAGCATGTTAAAAGATCAAATGTCCAAAGATTTACTGTCCAAATTAAATGCAAACCTGGAGTCACCAGAG ATTATCTGGAACTCTTCAACACGAGCAGAGTTGCTGAAATTTGTGGATCAGCAACGTGCAGCTCAAGGTCCTgatggtttatatgatattaagGATTCACATGACTTTGTCTATAAAGCACTATCCAGAGAATTATTCATTGGAAATGTTTACTTGAGAGTCTACAATGATCAGCCAGACTTTGAAATTAGTGAACCAGAAACTTTTTGCCTTGCTCTGATTGATTTCATATCTTATCTTGTGCACAATCAATGTGTTGAAGATGCCGATCATAAGATTGAAGATGCTGATCAGAAGGTTGAAGGCACCTCTAGTTTCTTTGAGACTTCAGAGCATACGAGTGAGACTGTTGATGGATCTGTAAATGAGCAGGTTCTGGATAATTCTGGCACAATGTCTGAAGAACAATCTGTAGGGAAGGAAGAGCTTGAGCTGATTAAAAATCTCCGTTCTGCGTTGACCTCCCTTCAG AATCTTCTGACTAATAATCCTAATTTGGCAtccatattttctaataaagaCAAGTTACTGCCTCTTTTTGAGTGTTTTTCTGTGCCCGAAGCATCACACAGTAACATTCCTCAACTTTGCCTAGGAGTGTTGTCACTCTTAACAGCACATGCTCCTTGTTTGCAAGCCATGGTTGCAGATGGATCTAGTCTCCTGCTTTTATTACAAATGCTTCACTCAGCCCCAAGTTGTCGTGAAGGCTCTCTCCATGTGCTCTATGCATTGGCAAGCACACCAGAACTGGCCTGGGCTGCTGCCAAGCATGGCGGTGTTGTCTACATTCTTGAATTGCTCTTGCCTTTGAAGG AAGAAATTCCACTCCAGCAAAGAGCTATGGCAGCGTCCTTGTTGGGGAAGCTTGTTAGCCAACAAATGCATGGACCAAGAGTTGCTATAACACTTGCAAGGTTTCTCCCTGATGGCCTTGTGTCAGTAATTAGGGATGGACCTGGTGAAGCTGTTGTAGTTGGTCTTGAGCAGACTACAGAGACACCAGAACTTGTATGGACACCAGCGATGGCAGCTTCCTTATCTGCACAAATTTCCACTATGGCATTAGAGCTATACCGTGAGCAGATGAAGGGGCGTGTTGTTGATTGGGATTTGCCTGAGCAGGCATCTGGCCAGCAGGAAATGAGAGATGAGCCACAG GTTGGTGGCATCTATGTTAGGTTGTTTCTGAAAGATCCCAAATTCCCTCTTAGAAACCCTAAAAGGTTCTTGGAAGGTCTACTAGATCAGTATTTGTCATCCATTGCTGCAACCCATTATGAGGCACAGGTTGTTGATCCAGAGCTTCCTTTGCTCCTGTCAGCTGCTCTAGTTTCCTTACTGCGTGTGCACCCTGCACTAGCAGATCATGTTGGGTATCTTGGATATGTACCCAAACTAGTTGCTGCTGTTGCATTTGAGGGGAGGCGAGAAACAATGTCATCGGGTGAGGTAAACAATGGGAGACGTGCAGAACAAGCATATGACCCGGATAATGAATCAGCAGAGAACGCACAAACTCCTCAAGAACGTGTGCGTCTGAGTTGTTTGCGTGTCTTGCATCAACTTGCAGCTAGTACCACATGTGCTGAAGCCATGGCAGCAACCAGTGTTGGAACACCTCAG GTTGTTCCACTGCTAATGAAAGCTATAGGGTGGCAAGGTGGAAGCATTTTAGCTCTTGAGACTCTAAAACGTGTTGTGGTTGCAGGAAACCGAGCCAGGGATGCTCTTGTTGCGCAGGGACTTAA AGTTGGTCTTGTTGAagttcttcttggtcttcttgATTGGAGGGCTGGCGGAAGGAATGGCTTTTGTTCTCAGATGAAGTGGAATGAATCTGAAGCGTCTATTGGCAGGGTGCTTGCAATTGAG GTCTTGCATGCCTTTGCTACTGAAGGAGCCCATTGCACTAAAGTGCGAGAGCTATTGAATAATTCTGAT GTTTGGAGTGCTTACAAAGACCAGAGGCATGATCTCTTCCTCCCTTCAAATGCTCAATCTGCAGCTGCTGGCATTGCTGGTCTCATTGAGAATTCATCATCGTCGAGACTCACTTATGCTCTTACTGCTCCACCACAATCTACTGCTTCTAGAACTCCTCCACCATCCTCTCCGGACTTCAATGGAAAGCAGGATCAACctttacagtaa